A genomic window from Silene latifolia isolate original U9 population chromosome Y, ASM4854445v1, whole genome shotgun sequence includes:
- the LOC141627995 gene encoding uncharacterized protein LOC141627995, protein MDYQPTCNTTWTWRRSCHVKELMKPGYTNCVWTGTAGDCSSSQGYKWLQGEQVKCDWFPLIWNKSSIPKHSFVGWLAVQGRLFTKDRMQAFGLPTNGICEFCLDAPKNHQHLLSQCIYNQKCWDSLMLWLGMTVPVQDVVQWSVNWRSRSLLKKQVVFTAITALWYHLWHARNVCRLEAKLFTSFFVLKKVISEVQQRCRQKLSTSKDQLPGALTGMQTS, encoded by the coding sequence atggatTATCAACCTACTTGTAACACTACCTGGACTTGGAGACGAAGCTGTCATGTTAAGGAGCTTATGAAACCTGGGTATACTAACTGTGTGTGGACTGGGACTGCTGGTGACTGCTCTTCCTCACAGGGTTACAAATGGTTGCAAGGGGAGCAGGTGAAGTGTGATTGGTTTCCTTTGATCTGGAATAAGTCAAGTATTCCTAAACACTCCTTTGTGGGGTGGCTGGCAGTTCAGGGTAGGCTATTTACAAAGGATAGAATGCAAGCTTTTGGGTTACCTACTAATGGAATATGTGAATTTTGTCTTGATGCTCCTAAGAACCATCAGCACTTGCTCTCTCAATGTATCTACAATCAGAAATGCTGGGACAGTTTAATGCTATGGCTTGGGATGACTGTTCCTGTACAAGATGTGGTACAATGGAGTGTTAATTGGAGGAGCAGATCACTGTTAAAGAAACAGGTTGTGTTCACTGCAATCACAGCTCTTTGGTACCACCTGTGGCATGCTCGGAATGTTTGTAGGCTAGAAGCCAAGTTGTTCACTTCTTTCTTTGTGCTTAAAAAAGTAATTTCTGAGGTACAGCAGCGTTGCAGGCAGAAGCTATCTACCTCTAAAGATCAGCTACCAGGGGCACTGACAGGGATGCAGACAAGCTAG